The following DNA comes from Candidatus Poribacteria bacterium.
TCTAAGTGATGGACAGGTTGAGGAGTTGCGTTCGGAATTGGCACGCGTCATTGATAATTACGAGAAACCTGAGGTTCCGCAACCGGTGCGTATCGCCAACCTCGGTGGTAAAGAAGAAAGTCCGGTCTGGCAGATCGTTAATATTTGGGAAGCGAGTTCCGCCTACTATCGACTGGTTCACAATCCGGTCATTGTAG
Coding sequences within:
- a CDS encoding phytanoyl-CoA dioxygenase family protein, which produces MLNQTQVDTFREKGFLLGNRVLSDGQVEELRSELARVIDNYEKPEVPQPVRIANLGGKEESPVWQIVNIWEASSAYYRLVHNPVIVEEIGQLMSATELRVWHDQIQYKPPKVGGVNRWHQDSPLWGI